One stretch of Pseudomonas fluorescens Q2-87 DNA includes these proteins:
- the crcB gene encoding fluoride efflux transporter CrcB, giving the protein MIPLIVAVSAGGIAGTLLRFAAGNWINANWPRHFYTATLAVNIVGCLLIGVLYGLFLIRPEVPIEVRAGLMVGFLGGLTTFSSFSLDTVRLLESGQVPLALGYAAISVFGGLLATWAGLSLTKL; this is encoded by the coding sequence TTGATCCCCTTGATCGTTGCGGTGTCCGCCGGCGGTATTGCCGGCACGTTATTGCGCTTTGCGGCTGGCAACTGGATCAATGCAAATTGGCCCCGCCACTTCTATACCGCGACGCTGGCCGTTAATATCGTGGGCTGTCTGCTGATCGGCGTTCTATACGGTCTGTTTTTGATTCGCCCGGAAGTGCCCATTGAAGTGCGCGCCGGGCTGATGGTCGGCTTTCTCGGCGGCCTGACGACTTTTTCATCCTTTTCACTGGATACGGTGCGTCTGCTGGAAAGCGGGCAGGTGCCGCTGGCCCTGGGCTATGCGGCCATCAGCGTATTCGGCGGGCTGCTTGCTACCTGGGCCGGCCTGTCCCTGACCAAACTTTGA
- the tusC gene encoding sulfurtransferase complex subunit TusC — MAQSLLLISRQAPWSGPGAREALDIVLAGGAFDLPIGLLFLDDGVFQLTSGQNAKAVQQKDLSANLQALSMFGVDDLFVCADSAEARGVATDALALSDMKVLTAADIATLIDRYDQVITL, encoded by the coding sequence ATGGCCCAATCTTTATTGTTGATCAGCCGCCAGGCTCCATGGTCCGGCCCCGGTGCCCGGGAAGCGCTGGACATCGTTCTGGCCGGCGGTGCCTTCGACTTGCCTATTGGCCTGCTGTTTCTCGATGACGGCGTGTTCCAATTGACCAGCGGCCAGAACGCCAAGGCCGTCCAGCAAAAGGACCTGAGCGCGAACTTGCAGGCGTTGTCGATGTTTGGCGTCGACGACCTGTTTGTCTGCGCCGACAGCGCCGAAGCGCGCGGCGTTGCTACCGATGCGCTGGCGCTGAGCGACATGAAAGTACTGACCGCGGCGGACATCGCCACGCTCATCGACCGTTATGACCAGGTGATCACTCTCTGA
- the serS gene encoding serine--tRNA ligase, producing MLDSKLLRSNLQDVADRLASRGYALDVARIEALEEQRKTVQTRTEALQAERNARSKSIGQAKQRGEDIAPLMADVERMAGELSAGKVELDAIQTELDSILLGIPNLPHESVPIGEDEDGNVEVRRWGTPKAFDFAVQDHVALGEKFGWLDFETAAKLSGARFALLRGPIARLHRALAQFMINLHVTEHGYEEAYTPYLVQAPALQGTGQLPKFEEDLFKISRDGEADLYLIPTAEVSLTNIVAGEIVDAKQLPIKFVAHTPCFRSEAGASGRDTRGMIRQHQFDKVEMVQIVEPSKSMEALEGLTANAEKVLQLLELPYRTLALCTGDMGFSAVKTYDLEVWIPSQDKYREISSCSNCGDFQARRMQARFRNPETGKPELVHTLNGSGLAVGRTLVAVLENYQQADGSIRVPDVLKPYMGGIEVIG from the coding sequence ATGCTCGATTCCAAACTGTTACGTAGCAACCTTCAGGACGTAGCGGACCGCCTGGCATCCCGTGGCTATGCCCTGGACGTTGCGCGTATCGAAGCGCTGGAAGAACAGCGCAAGACCGTCCAGACCCGCACCGAAGCCCTGCAGGCTGAACGTAACGCGCGCTCCAAATCCATCGGTCAGGCCAAGCAGCGCGGCGAAGACATTGCTCCGTTGATGGCGGACGTCGAGCGCATGGCGGGCGAATTGAGCGCCGGCAAGGTTGAACTGGACGCGATCCAGACCGAGCTGGATTCGATCCTGCTGGGCATCCCGAACCTGCCTCACGAATCGGTGCCGATCGGTGAAGACGAAGACGGCAACGTCGAAGTGCGCCGCTGGGGCACGCCGAAAGCCTTCGATTTTGCCGTACAGGACCACGTCGCCCTGGGCGAGAAGTTCGGCTGGCTGGATTTCGAAACCGCCGCGAAGCTGTCGGGCGCCCGTTTCGCCTTGTTGCGCGGGCCGATTGCGCGCCTGCATCGCGCCCTGGCGCAGTTCATGATCAACCTGCACGTCACCGAGCACGGCTACGAAGAAGCCTACACCCCGTACCTGGTCCAGGCGCCGGCGCTGCAAGGCACCGGCCAGTTGCCGAAGTTCGAGGAAGACCTGTTCAAGATCAGCCGCGACGGCGAAGCCGACCTGTACCTGATTCCGACTGCCGAAGTCTCGCTGACCAACATCGTGGCCGGCGAAATCGTCGACGCCAAGCAACTGCCGATCAAGTTCGTTGCCCATACGCCGTGCTTTCGCAGTGAAGCCGGGGCGTCGGGCCGTGACACCCGGGGCATGATCCGCCAGCACCAGTTCGACAAGGTCGAGATGGTGCAGATCGTCGAGCCTTCGAAGTCCATGGAAGCGCTGGAAGGCCTGACCGCCAACGCCGAGAAGGTCCTGCAGCTGCTGGAGCTGCCTTACCGCACCCTGGCCCTGTGCACCGGTGATATGGGCTTCAGCGCGGTCAAGACCTACGACCTGGAAGTCTGGATTCCGAGCCAGGACAAGTACCGCGAAATATCCTCGTGCTCCAACTGTGGCGATTTCCAGGCCCGGCGCATGCAGGCGCGTTTCCGCAACCCGGAAACCGGCAAGCCGGAACTGGTCCACACCCTCAACGGCTCCGGCCTGGCGGTGGGTCGCACCCTGGTGGCGGTGCTGGAAAACTATCAGCAGGCCGACGGTTCGATCCGTGTGCCCGACGTGCTGAAACCGTACATGGGCGGCATCGAGGTCATCGGTTAA
- a CDS encoding GNAT family N-acetyltransferase, giving the protein MTLRIERTDAPTPQDREAILVPLRAYNTSKTGATVPETVAWLVRDEHSNEVVGGLYGRVFFRWFYIELLVVPEQARGQGTGSALMRMAEELAREKNCVGIWLDTFDFQAPAFYKKHGFTEIGQIDDYPPGHQHFFLQKRLDTPD; this is encoded by the coding sequence ATGACGCTGCGAATCGAACGCACGGACGCCCCCACCCCGCAAGACCGCGAGGCCATCCTGGTCCCGCTGCGCGCCTACAACACCAGCAAGACCGGCGCAACAGTGCCGGAAACGGTCGCTTGGCTGGTGCGCGACGAGCACAGCAACGAAGTGGTCGGTGGGCTTTACGGGCGAGTGTTTTTCCGTTGGTTCTATATCGAGTTGTTGGTAGTGCCGGAGCAGGCCCGTGGCCAAGGCACGGGATCGGCATTGATGCGGATGGCCGAAGAATTGGCCAGGGAGAAAAACTGCGTGGGCATCTGGCTGGACACCTTCGATTTCCAGGCGCCAGCGTTCTACAAGAAGCACGGCTTCACGGAGATCGGCCAGATCGACGACTACCCGCCTGGCCACCAGCACTTCTTTCTCCAGAAGCGCCTGGATACCCCCGATTGA
- the tusD gene encoding sulfurtransferase complex subunit TusD, with protein MKFAIALFSAAHAPSSRRALLFAQAALAGGHDIVRLFFYQDGVYNACDSVVTPQDEQDLPKQWRTFVSDNQLDGVVCIAAALRRGVLNDEEAQRYQRSAISVQAPWALSGLGQLHDAIQDADRLICFGGA; from the coding sequence ATGAAGTTCGCCATTGCGCTGTTTTCCGCCGCCCATGCGCCCTCCTCGCGCCGGGCCTTGCTGTTTGCCCAGGCCGCACTGGCGGGTGGGCATGACATCGTGCGGCTGTTTTTCTATCAGGACGGCGTCTATAACGCTTGCGACAGCGTCGTCACGCCCCAGGACGAACAGGACCTGCCCAAACAGTGGCGCACGTTCGTCAGCGACAACCAGCTCGACGGCGTGGTCTGCATCGCAGCGGCGTTGCGCCGTGGTGTGTTGAACGACGAGGAAGCCCAGCGCTACCAGCGTTCGGCAATCAGCGTCCAAGCGCCTTGGGCCTTGTCCGGCCTCGGCCAGTTGCACGACGCGATCCAGGACGCCGACCGCTTGATCTGTTTTGGAGGCGCGTGA
- the tusB gene encoding sulfurtransferase complex subunit TusB, translating to MSTLHVLSHSPFGDNRLASCLRVMAAQDALLLCGDATYALQPGSAPFATLQAAGLNLFVLAEDLQARALDTPDWAEAINYSGFVELSIEHDKVNTWL from the coding sequence ATGTCGACTTTGCATGTGTTGTCTCACTCACCTTTCGGCGATAACCGCTTGGCCAGTTGCCTGCGGGTAATGGCCGCGCAGGACGCGCTGTTGCTCTGTGGCGATGCGACGTATGCCTTGCAACCGGGTAGCGCACCGTTTGCAACGCTGCAGGCTGCCGGCCTGAACCTGTTCGTACTGGCCGAGGACCTCCAGGCCCGCGCCCTGGACACGCCCGACTGGGCCGAAGCCATCAACTATTCAGGTTTCGTCGAGCTGTCGATCGAACACGACAAGGTCAACACCTGGCTATGA
- a CDS encoding DUF6388 family protein, with protein sequence MAATEQQHERALEKFLDERPELRLELDNLNPLLAQAKGETAAQYRAERLHEAFEAEAERLGLFAWELTLQLTAASPEDYQAQRLEVHKEVAEMAGMEWAEYCELHGLKA encoded by the coding sequence ATGGCAGCAACCGAACAGCAACACGAGCGGGCCCTGGAGAAATTTCTCGATGAGCGCCCCGAACTGCGCCTCGAACTGGACAACCTCAACCCACTGCTGGCCCAGGCCAAGGGCGAGACCGCTGCGCAGTACCGCGCCGAACGGTTGCATGAAGCATTCGAAGCCGAAGCCGAGCGCCTCGGCCTGTTCGCCTGGGAACTGACCCTGCAACTGACCGCCGCCTCACCCGAGGACTACCAGGCCCAGCGCCTGGAAGTGCATAAGGAAGTGGCGGAGATGGCGGGGATGGAGTGGGCGGAATATTGCGAGTTGCATGGGCTGAAGGCCTAG
- the cysG gene encoding siroheme synthase CysG, whose product MDYLPLFHNLRGSRVLVVGGGEIALRKSRLLADAGALLRVVAPEIEPQLRELVGGSGGECVLRGYQESDLDGCGLIIAATDDEPLNARVSADAHRRCVPVNVVDAPALCSVIFPAIVDRSPLVIAVSSGGDAPVLARLIRAKLETWIPSTYGQLAGLAARFRSQVKGLFPDVQQRRAFWEEVFQGPIADRQLAGQGAEAERLLREKIDGQAPSAPGEVYLVGAGPGDPDLLTFRALRLMQQADVVLYDRLVAPAILELCRRDAERIYVGKRRSEHAVPQDQINQQLVDLARQGKRVVRLKGGDPFIFGRGGEEIEELAAHGIPFQVVPGITAASGCAAYAGIPLTHRDHAQSVRFITGHLKDGTSDLPWADLVSPAQTLVFYMGLVGLPVICDELIKHGRAADTPAALIQQGTTSNQRVFTGTLADLPRLVAEHEVHAPTLVIVGEVVQLREKLAWFEGAQGQI is encoded by the coding sequence ATGGATTACTTGCCACTGTTCCACAACCTGCGCGGCAGCCGCGTGCTGGTGGTTGGCGGCGGTGAGATTGCCTTGCGCAAATCTCGCCTGCTGGCCGATGCCGGCGCTTTGCTGCGAGTGGTTGCACCCGAGATCGAACCGCAGCTGCGGGAGCTGGTCGGTGGCAGCGGTGGCGAGTGTGTCCTGCGCGGTTACCAGGAATCAGACCTGGACGGTTGCGGGCTGATCATTGCCGCCACTGACGACGAACCGCTCAATGCCCGGGTGTCCGCCGATGCTCATCGGCGCTGCGTGCCGGTCAATGTGGTGGACGCGCCTGCCTTGTGCAGCGTGATTTTCCCGGCGATTGTCGACCGTTCGCCGCTGGTGATCGCGGTGTCCAGCGGCGGCGATGCGCCGGTGCTGGCGCGGCTGATCCGGGCCAAGCTGGAAACCTGGATTCCTTCGACTTATGGGCAACTGGCTGGGCTGGCGGCGCGTTTTCGCAGCCAGGTCAAAGGCCTGTTCCCCGATGTGCAGCAACGCCGGGCATTCTGGGAAGAAGTGTTCCAGGGCCCCATCGCCGACCGCCAACTGGCCGGGCAGGGTGCCGAGGCCGAGCGCCTGTTGCGGGAGAAAATCGATGGTCAGGCGCCGAGCGCGCCAGGTGAGGTTTACCTGGTCGGTGCCGGGCCGGGCGATCCGGACCTGCTGACTTTCCGCGCCTTGCGCCTGATGCAGCAGGCCGACGTGGTGCTGTACGACCGCCTGGTGGCGCCGGCGATCCTCGAACTGTGCCGGCGTGATGCCGAACGGATCTACGTCGGCAAGCGCCGCTCTGAACACGCCGTGCCCCAGGACCAGATCAACCAGCAACTGGTGGACCTGGCCCGACAAGGCAAGCGTGTGGTGCGATTGAAGGGCGGTGACCCATTCATCTTCGGTCGTGGCGGTGAGGAAATCGAGGAATTGGCGGCCCATGGCATCCCGTTCCAGGTTGTCCCAGGCATCACGGCGGCCAGTGGTTGCGCGGCCTATGCCGGGATCCCGCTGACCCATCGCGATCATGCCCAATCGGTGCGGTTCATCACCGGCCATCTCAAGGACGGCACCAGCGACTTGCCGTGGGCGGACCTGGTGTCACCGGCCCAGACCCTGGTGTTCTACATGGGGTTGGTGGGGCTGCCGGTGATCTGCGACGAGCTGATCAAACACGGCCGCGCGGCGGACACGCCAGCGGCATTGATCCAGCAGGGCACCACGTCCAACCAGCGGGTCTTCACCGGCACCCTGGCGGACTTGCCGCGTTTGGTGGCCGAGCATGAGGTTCATGCGCCGACCCTGGTCATCGTCGGGGAAGTGGTGCAACTGCGCGAGAAACTGGCGTGGTTCGAAGGGGCTCAGGGGCAGATCTAG
- a CDS encoding glutathione S-transferase family protein, whose product MGLLVEGRWQDQWYESKDGTFQREQAQRRHWVTADGSAGPSGDSGFAAEAGRYHLYVSLACPWAHRTLIFRKLKGLEDLIDVSVVSYLMLENGWTFDKAHGSTGDKLDDLSFLHQRYTADTPDYTGRVTVPALWDNRQQRIVNNESAEIIRMFNSAFNGLTGNHLDLYPEHLRSEIDALNERIYPSVNNGVYRAGFATAQAAYEEAFDGLFAELDRLEALLDTRRYLAGEYLTEADIRLFTTMIRFDAVYFGHFKCNLRRIADYPNLSNWLRELYQWPGIAETVDFKHIQGHYYGSHKTINPNGIVPKGPEQDFTVAHDRERLEGKGIWLGARD is encoded by the coding sequence ATGGGTTTGTTAGTCGAAGGCCGCTGGCAGGATCAGTGGTATGAAAGCAAGGACGGCACGTTCCAGCGCGAGCAGGCGCAGCGCCGTCACTGGGTCACTGCCGATGGCAGCGCCGGCCCCTCGGGCGACAGCGGTTTTGCCGCCGAAGCCGGGCGCTATCATTTGTATGTGTCCCTGGCCTGCCCCTGGGCCCACCGCACGCTGATCTTTCGCAAGCTCAAAGGCCTGGAAGACCTGATCGATGTCTCGGTGGTCAGCTACCTGATGCTGGAAAACGGCTGGACCTTCGACAAGGCCCACGGCTCCACCGGTGACAAACTCGACGACCTGAGCTTCCTCCATCAACGCTACACCGCCGACACACCGGACTACACCGGGCGCGTCACCGTGCCGGCGCTGTGGGACAACCGCCAGCAGCGCATCGTGAACAATGAGTCGGCGGAAATCATCCGCATGTTCAACAGCGCCTTCAATGGCTTGACCGGCAATCATCTGGACCTGTACCCCGAACACTTGCGCAGCGAGATCGATGCGCTCAATGAGCGGATCTACCCGTCGGTGAACAACGGGGTCTACCGCGCTGGCTTCGCCACGGCCCAAGCCGCCTACGAAGAAGCGTTCGACGGGTTATTCGCCGAACTGGACCGGCTGGAGGCTTTGCTGGATACCCGACGCTACCTCGCCGGCGAATACCTGACCGAAGCCGATATTCGGTTGTTTACCACGATGATCCGCTTCGATGCGGTGTACTTCGGTCACTTCAAATGCAACCTGCGCCGTATCGCCGATTACCCGAACCTGTCGAACTGGCTGCGGGAGCTGTACCAGTGGCCGGGGATTGCCGAGACCGTGGACTTCAAGCACATCCAAGGGCATTACTACGGCAGCCACAAGACCATCAACCCCAACGGGATCGTGCCCAAGGGGCCGGAGCAGGACTTCACCGTTGCCCATGATCGGGAGCGGTTGGAGGGGAAAGGGATTTGGCTTGGGGCCCGGGATTGA
- a CDS encoding TusE/DsrC/DsvC family sulfur relay protein, whose product MNTLNLGERTIALDKDGYLADLDDWSTEVATALAAAEDIELSPEHWEILELLRGFYREFQLSPATRPLIKYTALKLGADKGNSLHLNRLFKGTPAKLAAKLAGLPKPTNCL is encoded by the coding sequence ATGAACACGCTGAACCTGGGCGAGCGCACCATCGCGCTGGACAAGGACGGCTACCTGGCCGACCTGGACGACTGGTCGACTGAAGTCGCCACGGCCCTGGCCGCCGCCGAAGACATCGAATTGAGCCCCGAGCATTGGGAAATCCTTGAATTGTTGCGCGGCTTCTATCGCGAATTCCAGCTTTCCCCGGCGACCCGGCCGCTGATCAAGTACACCGCGCTGAAACTGGGCGCGGACAAGGGCAACAGCCTGCATCTGAACCGATTGTTCAAAGGCACTCCCGCCAAACTCGCCGCCAAGCTGGCGGGCCTGCCCAAACCGACGAATTGCTTATGA
- a CDS encoding replication-associated recombination protein A, translating into MDLFRSAPIAQPLAARLRATNLDEYVGQEHVLARGKPLREALEQGALHSMIFWGPPGVGKTTLARLLAEVSDAHFETVSAVLAGVKEIRQAVEVAKQQAGQYGKRTILFVDEVHRFNKSQQDAFLPYVEDGTLIFIGATTENPSFELNNALLSRARVYVLKSLDEAAMRKLVHRALTEERGLGKRQLSLSDEGFQILFSAADGDGRRLLNLLENASDLAEDDSEIGVELLQSLLGDTRRRFDKGGEAFYDQISALHKSVRGSNPDGALYWFARMIDGGCDPLYLARRVVRMASEDIGNADPRALSLCLAAWDVQERLGSPEGELAVAQAITYLACAPKSNAVYMGFKAAMRSATEHGSLEVPLHLRNAPTKLMKQLGYGDEYRYAHDEPDAYAAGEDYFPDELEPQRFYQPVPRGLELKIGEKLNHLAQLDRLSPRQRRKP; encoded by the coding sequence ATGGACCTGTTTCGAAGCGCCCCGATTGCCCAGCCACTGGCCGCCCGTCTGCGCGCGACCAACCTGGATGAGTACGTCGGCCAAGAGCATGTGCTCGCTCGCGGCAAGCCTCTGCGCGAAGCCTTGGAGCAGGGCGCACTGCATTCGATGATCTTCTGGGGCCCGCCGGGCGTGGGCAAGACCACCCTGGCGCGATTGCTTGCAGAAGTCTCGGACGCCCATTTCGAAACGGTTTCGGCGGTGCTGGCCGGGGTCAAGGAAATCCGCCAGGCAGTGGAAGTCGCCAAGCAGCAGGCCGGGCAGTACGGCAAGCGCACCATCCTGTTCGTCGACGAAGTGCACCGCTTCAACAAGTCCCAGCAGGACGCGTTCCTGCCCTACGTGGAAGACGGTACGCTGATTTTCATCGGTGCGACCACCGAAAACCCATCGTTCGAACTCAACAACGCCTTGCTGTCCCGGGCGCGGGTCTATGTGCTCAAAAGCCTCGACGAGGCGGCGATGCGCAAGCTGGTGCATCGGGCGCTGACCGAAGAGCGCGGCCTGGGAAAGCGTCAGCTGAGCCTCAGCGACGAAGGGTTCCAGATTCTGTTTTCCGCCGCCGATGGTGACGGCCGGCGCTTGCTCAACCTGCTGGAGAACGCCTCGGACCTGGCCGAAGACGACAGCGAAATCGGCGTCGAGCTGTTGCAGAGCCTGCTCGGGGATACCCGCCGGCGCTTTGACAAGGGCGGCGAGGCGTTCTACGACCAGATCTCGGCGCTGCACAAATCCGTGCGCGGCTCCAACCCCGACGGTGCCTTGTACTGGTTTGCGCGCATGATCGATGGCGGTTGCGATCCGCTGTACCTGGCGCGGCGCGTGGTGCGCATGGCCAGCGAAGACATCGGCAATGCCGACCCGCGCGCCCTGAGCCTGTGCCTGGCGGCCTGGGACGTGCAGGAACGCCTCGGCAGCCCGGAAGGTGAGCTCGCCGTGGCTCAGGCCATCACTTACCTGGCCTGTGCGCCAAAAAGCAACGCGGTGTACATGGGCTTCAAGGCCGCGATGCGCAGCGCCACCGAGCATGGCTCCCTCGAAGTGCCGTTGCACCTGCGCAACGCGCCGACCAAGCTCATGAAGCAATTGGGTTATGGCGACGAGTACCGTTATGCCCACGATGAGCCGGACGCCTATGCCGCCGGTGAAGACTATTTTCCCGATGAGCTCGAGCCCCAACGGTTCTATCAGCCGGTGCCCCGTGGCCTGGAGCTGAAGATTGGCGAGAAACTCAACCACCTGGCGCAACTGGACCGCTTGAGTCCACGGCAGCGGAGAAAGCCTTGA
- a CDS encoding glycosyl transferase family protein: MTDFPALTLETPTEHPFAQFVRALGKGKRGARNLTREEAREAMGMVLDEKVEDTQLGAFLMLLRHKEESAEEMAGFTEALRERLVVPALAVDLDWPTYAGKKRHLPWYLLAAKCLGQNGVRIFMHGGGAHTAGRLYTEQLLAFLQIPLCRDWQQVGSALDHGGLAFMPLVDWAPQMQRMIDLRNTLGLRSPIHSLARILNPLAARCGLQSIFHPGYQAVHRDASGLLGDTAIVIKGDGGEIEINPDADSHLYGTTGGASWDEEWPRLAEQRHVKPESLDPEHLKAIWRGDVEDSYPQLALIATMALALRGLDLSRDEAFDKARQYWAARDRSI; encoded by the coding sequence ATGACCGACTTCCCAGCACTGACCCTTGAAACCCCCACCGAACACCCCTTCGCCCAGTTCGTGCGTGCCCTTGGCAAAGGCAAGCGCGGCGCCCGCAACCTGACCCGCGAAGAAGCCCGTGAGGCCATGGGCATGGTGCTCGATGAAAAGGTTGAAGACACCCAGCTCGGCGCCTTCTTGATGCTGCTGCGGCATAAGGAAGAGAGCGCCGAGGAAATGGCCGGCTTCACCGAAGCCCTGCGCGAGCGCCTGGTGGTACCGGCGCTGGCGGTGGACCTCGACTGGCCGACCTACGCCGGCAAGAAACGTCATTTGCCGTGGTACCTTCTGGCGGCCAAGTGCCTTGGGCAGAACGGCGTACGGATCTTCATGCACGGCGGTGGCGCCCACACGGCGGGCCGGCTCTACACCGAACAACTGTTGGCGTTCTTGCAAATCCCGTTGTGCCGCGACTGGCAACAGGTCGGCAGCGCGCTGGACCATGGCGGCCTGGCCTTCATGCCGCTGGTGGATTGGGCGCCGCAGATGCAGCGCATGATCGACCTGCGCAACACCCTGGGCCTGCGTTCGCCGATCCATTCCCTGGCGCGGATCCTCAATCCGTTGGCCGCTCGCTGCGGCTTGCAGAGCATTTTTCATCCGGGCTACCAGGCAGTACACCGCGACGCCAGCGGCTTGTTGGGCGACACCGCTATCGTGATCAAGGGCGACGGCGGCGAGATCGAGATCAACCCGGACGCCGACAGCCATTTGTACGGCACCACGGGTGGCGCAAGCTGGGATGAAGAATGGCCGCGATTGGCCGAGCAGCGCCACGTCAAACCGGAAAGCCTCGACCCTGAACACCTCAAGGCCATCTGGCGCGGTGACGTGGAAGACAGCTACCCGCAACTGGCGCTGATCGCCACCATGGCCCTGGCCTTGCGTGGCCTGGACCTAAGCCGCGACGAAGCCTTCGATAAGGCCCGGCAATATTGGGCCGCCCGGGACCGTTCGATATAA